AACCGGATATACGGCCTGCAATTCCACCCTGAGGTGTCACACACGCCGAAGGGACATATAATCCTCGAGAACTTCGCCTTCAAGGTATGCGGCTGCGCCAGAGCCGGATGGGATATTGAGCGCTTCACGGTTGAAGCCGTTGAGAAGGTTAAGAAGGCCTTGGGAAATGCTCGAGCCGTCATAGCCGTCAGCGGGGGAGTTGACTCTTCAACAGCCGCCCTGTTGGCTTCTAGGGCCATAGGAGGAAACCTGACCGCCGTTCACATAGACCATGGGTTGATGCGTGAAGGGGAAAGTGTTGAGGTTGTTTCGTTGCTGAGAAGGCTAGGGTTAAACTTAGTTTTCGTAGACGCTTCTGAGAGGTTTCTCTCAGCCTTGGAGGGGGTGGCTGAATCCGATAGAAAGAGGATGATTATAGGCAAGTTGTTTATAGAGGAGTTTGAGAAGGTCGCTCAAGACGTAGGCGCGGAGTGGCTGATTCAGGGGACCATCGCTCCCGATGTGATCGAGAGCACCCGCGGGGGGTCTCGGAGAGCTGATAGAGGTCATGGAGGTCTCATCAAGATACATCACAACGTCGCTGGCTTGCCCAGTGGCATGAAGCTCAAGTTGATGGAGCCCCTATCCCAGCTTTTCAAGTATCAGGTGAGGAAGCTGGCTAGAAAGCTGGGTTTACCAGCCCACATATCTGAGAGGCAGCCTTTCCCTGGACCTGGGCTGGCTTGCAGGGTGGCGGGTCCAGTAACCGCGGAGAAGGTTGCGCTTCTCAGGAAGATTAACGTCGAGGTGGAGGCGGAGCTTGAGAGGTACAAGCCTTCCCAATACTTCGCGATGCTGGTGAATAACCTTAAAGCCGGGGAATCCAAGCTCGGCGAATCCATAGCGGAGAAACATCTTGGAATCCACGTGAAGGCCCATGTCTTGCGGGATGAAAGCGTAGGAGTTAAAGGAGATCGCCGCGTTTTAGGTCGAATCATGACGCTGGAGCCTGAGGATCCCGGGGTCTGGGATTCAGCTTCATGGATAAACATCCTAAGGATGCAGAACGAGGTTACTGGGTCGATCGCCGAGGTATGTAGGGTCGTGGCCTTGCTCGCCTGGAAGAATGAGGGAAGATTCGGGGTTATCGCCAGGGCTGTAGACACATTAGACTACATGACAGCGATCCCCACATATGTGGATTTCAATCGACTTTCACGGCTCGGCATGTCATTGTTAAACCAATATGGGGAGCTGGGGTTTTTTGGGTTTGAGGTTACAACTAAGCCAGCTGCCACAATCGAGCTGATATAAACATCTAAAAGCTTAAAACACGTTAAAACCCAGTTATAAAAGGGATGAAACTCGAAGATCTTTTATTGGAAATCGAAGGGAAAAAGGACGAGTTGATAGAGTTAACGAGAAGGCTGATCCAGATTCCCAGCGAAAATAAGCCACCGATAGGGTATGAGAAAGAAGCCCAAGAGTACTGGGCTGAAAAACAACGAGAGCTGGGTTTAACCGTGGACATTTTCACCCCGGATGAGGTTCCGGGCATAACTCAGCACCCAGCGTACCTGAAGGGGCGAAGCTACGTTGACAGGCAGAACGTCGTGTCCAAATTGAAGGGGTGTGGAGGAGGGAAATCGATAATATTAACCGGCCACATGGACACCTCCCCGAAGGAGCCTTTACCTTGGGGCGTTCACGGCCCGTTCAGCGGGGACGTAGAAGATGGGAAAATATATGGAAGGGGAGGCTTCGACATGAAGGGTGGGCTCGCATCCTCCTACATGGCGGTTAAAGCGATAGTGGACGCAGGCATCAGGTTGAAGGGAGATGTTTACTTGGAAAGCGTTGTGGACGAGGAGTATGGAGGAGCCAACGGAACACTAGCCTGTAGGCTTAAAGGATACGAGGCAGACGCCGCCATACTGACCGAGTGCAGTTGCCTAGCCATCTGCCCAGCCACCCGAGGAGACAAAAACTGGAAGATCACGTTGAAGGGAACGCCTGGAATGCCATACACCGGAGAGCTGCCCACAAACCCCGTATACGGCATGGCGAAGATCATCCAAGCCCTAAGAAATTACGAGGAGATCAGAAATGAGAAAACGAAGAGACACCCCCTATACATCGATGATCCAAACCCTCTACCGGTGTTGATTAAGAAGCTTAAGGCTGGGGAGGTTGAACCCCACGGGGCCCTAGGCATACCGATAGACTGCTGGTTGCTGGTAGGCCCTCAAGTATACCCTGGAACCCTCGAAGAAGACTTCGACAAGGAATTCTTCAGCTTCATGGAAGCGGTTGTGAACACGGATCCCGAGCTTAGAAGAAACCCGCCCACCTACGAGTTGATGTTCCGCTACGTCGAGCCCACGGAGATCGATAGAAACCACCCCATCGTGAAACAGGTTGAGAAAGCGTTCACGCTGGCCACTGGAAAACCAGCCGTGGTGAAGGGCGCGCCCTTCCCCTGCGACGCATTCATCTTCAACAAGTACAGCAAGACGCCCGTAGTGGTTTTCGGTCCAGGCGGAGCCAACGCCCACGCTCCCGACGAATACGTTTACGTCGAAGACCTGATAACGCTGACTAAGACCCTGGCGGTTTCCATCGTGGAGTGGTGTGAACCAGCTTAAACCTTAACCTCGCCTAGCTTACTTGACGATGATTTCACGCCTGTAGCTGGACAGTTGTTTCCCCTTATCCTTTGTGATGGCTACTCCATCCTCCCATCGAAGACCAATGTCGCCTTTGGAGAGCCATATGTCAACGTTGAACACCATACCAGGCTCCAGCGTAAACGCGGTTCCATCTATCCAGGGTCCTTCACATTCCTGCAAGCCGGTGCCGTGGGCTGGCCCGTAAAGGATCGATTCCTTTCCAAACCCATGCTTATTCAAGGCTTTTCGAAACAGCTCGTAAATTTCTTGGGCTTCAACCCCTGGGCCCATGGCGTTCAGAATTAGGTTTTCGATTTCCAGTCCCGCTTCCATCAGCTTCCTCGCCTCAGGAGGTGGCGGTCCAATGGTGAGCGGCCTACATATGTTGCCGCAGTAACCCTGAAACTTCGCTCCGAAGGAAAGCTGGATCAACTCGTTTCTACCGAGCCTTTTATCCGTAGACCTGCTTAAGCCTTGGTTTGTCCTTGGGCCGGAGCAAACCCATATGGGGTATGCGGTGGACTCAGCTCCAGCCGTGAACATGGCGCACTTCGCCTTCGCCTCCACCTCCCACTCCGACCTCCCCTCTTCCAAGAAGTCCAGCGCCTCCATCAAGGCTTTTTCCGCTATTCTCGAGGCCTCCTCCATCATCCGTAACTCATCATCCGACTTTATCATCCTCACCTTAAACAAGACATCGTCAGCCTCCACGATTTGAGCCCCTTTCACCGCGTTTCGCAGATCCTCGTACAAGGCGTAGGGGAAAATGTTCGAGCCCACGATTCCCACCTTTCTTATTTTAACGTCGCCAGCCGCGTCCGGTATGATGTCCTTAAACCGTATGTCCGCCGTCTCAGGGTAAGGGGGGGCTGAAGTTTCCAATAGAAAGGGGTGAACGTAAACCTTGCTCAGCCTCGATGTGGCTTTAGCGTAAACGATGGACTCCGGTCCCCCTGTCAGAAGCGCCGCCTCGCCCACCCTTGGAACGATGAAACCGGCGAAGTCAAAGTTCGGAGTAAAGTCAGCCACATACCTTACGTGGTGGGGCTCCCCTTCGCTGGAATATCCGACCAGCAGGTCTAGGCCCCGAAGATCCATCTCGAGTTGAATCCGCCTCACCCTCCCCCTATACTCATCGTCCGGAATCCTCAACGACATAACCTACTCGCCTCCAAACCATCCCTCTTACCTCTAATAGAATAAATATATATAAAGGGTGAAATAGGAACCCAGTTAACTTAGTTGGCTGAATGGATTTGGATGAGAGGTAGGATGAAGTTTGGAGCTTGTTCAATGGGCTGAGAAATCCTCTAAACAGCTTGAAGGCATATTAAAGAAATGCAAGGTCGCCATACTGCCCATCGGAAGCACGGAGCAGCATGGCCCCCACCTGCCGACGGGCACAGACCACATCATCGGATGGGAAATCGCTAAAAGGGTGGCGGAGAAGACTGGGAGCCTCCTATTGCCGATCGTTCCCATAGGGTTCTCCGAGGATCACTATCCAAGGGCCGGCACATTAACGTTTTCAGCGGAAACCTTAAGGCATGTGATCAGGGATCTCGCTAAAAGCCTCTCCAGAAACGGCGTGAAACACGTCGTCGTGATGTCTGGGCACGCTGGGCACTTAGCTCAGCTCGGCGACATATGCTACGAGCTCAACGTAACAGGTGACCTGGGAAACACGTTAATCCACAACATATCCCCGTACAACGTTTTACCCGTCGAGGCCCTTGCTGAAATCTTGGAGGAAGAAGTCTTCATGCACGCTGAGGAGATGGAGACCTCCCTGATGCTGTTCCTCCGACCAGACCTGGTTGACATGAGCAAAGCCGTCAAGGAAATACCCCCCTTCATACCCAAGGGGCTGAACACACCCGCCTTCCTAGAGGGAATAAGGGTGTTCACCACCTCTAAATTCCTTGGAAGGGACCTGAAACACGGCGTGTGCGGAGACCCCACCCTAGCCACAAAGGAGAAAGGCGAAAAACTCATGAACCTCATCGTCGACGCGTTAACGAAAGCCGTGAAAAAAGCCACCGAAACATAATAACTTTCTTAAATTTAATCATAATAAACTTAAAATCGTTAAACTTTTTAGAGGAATTTAGAGTAAAATCCGTTGTCCCAATAAAGGTCTTATCGTTAAGATTTATATATCAAAAATGGAAATACTTTACCCAAGGAAAATTCCAAAGAGGTTAGGAAAGAAGTATGAGTGAAGAAAAGGTTTCTAGAAGAAGGTACGTGAAGTACGCGGCTGCTGGCGTTGTCGTTGTCGCTGTGGCTGGCGCAGGCGCCTACTATGCGACGAGGCCTAAGCCCACACCGACTCCAACCCCCACACCGACACCGGGTAAAGTTGTTGAAATAGAGTGGGGTATCTGGTCTTGGGGAGTAGAGCTAGTCCAAGACAATGCCAGAATATTCAACGAAAACAATCCGGACATACATGTAAGAGTAGGTGACTATGGTTTAGACACTTATGGGTCTGCCTTAGCTACTACCTACGCCGGCGGTAACCCGCCCAGCATGCATTACAGCACGCCGGACATAACCATCACTTATCAAAACGCCAGGCAAACGGTAGACATGGAAGACTACTACCCCGACATTAGAAAGTACATGAGCGATGTGATTGAAGGATATAGGACGGGTATTGTGAATCCGTTTACAGGTAAAATATACGGCCTATTCTACTATTCAGGCGGCCAAACATTTGTATACAATAAAAGGCATTTGGAAGCAGCTGGAATCGGTGACGAACCTCCGAAGACATGGGACGAGCTCATCGACTACTCTAAGAAGATTCAGAAAAAAGGCGTTGTGGATTACCCGCTCGGCTTTTTCGCTGGTAGTTGGGGATTCGTAGAATGCGCCATCTACTGCACCTTGATGGCCTTAACGGAGGAGAATCCGCCATATCTATGGGATGAAGATCTGAACCCCAAGTTTAACTATAAAGGCTCCTCCCTATTTAACGCGATAAAGGCTGTAGCTGAAGCAATATGGGTCCACAAAGTATCAACAACCGCGTGCATACAATACGATGAGCCGACTACGGTTGACGTGATGGGCTCGGGTAAACACAGCTTCATCTGGATGCCGGATTACGAGTTAGCGTTCATCAATCCTCCCGGAACCAGCGCTGAAGCAGGCAACTTAAAATACGCCATAAGCCCAGGTCCAACGGGTAGAATATCCAGCATCTATAGAACATACCTTGCCTCAAAAGCTGGGACTATCGATAAGGGAAAGGAAGTCCTAGACGCAACATGGAGGCTAATGCAATTTACAGGCGGGAAGACCACAAACACCAAACCAGACTTTGAAAAAGGCGTATACTTTGTGGTAAAAAGGCTTGCCATGCAAGCTGGCTTAGCCATCCCATACATATCGCTATGGGAGGACAAAGAGGTACTCAATTCCATGTCTGGTTGGTGTGACCCTGAAGCTAGAAAAGCAGCCTTAGCGAGGGTATACGACTTCTTCAACGACCCTAAGATGACCCCCTGGTGGGATCCATGGTGGGGCTACTGGCTGGCAGGCGTCGTCAGGCCGAAGGTACATTCTCTGTGGCTAGGGGAGCAAGGGAAGCCTCCCTCAGACGACACAATTCTCGGCGTATTAAACGACATCGCAAATGAATGGATTAAGATGAAGAAAGAAGCCGGTATGTAAGGCTGGAAGGCTGAGCCCAAGCTTGAGAGAGTTGCGGGACATCCTCATAGGGCTCGCACCAGCTCTAATCCCCATTTTTATTTTCACCTTTTACCCTGTATTATACGCCCTCTACGTTAGTACACTTAGATACAACTTGAAATACCCGGAACAATTTGGATTCATCGGAATGGGCAATTACATTGAAATGACTAAGACCTATTATTTCAGATACTCTCTGCTCAGCACTGGGCTTTTCGCGGCGTTAGCCATACCCGTCATAGTCTTTGGATCCCTAGGATTAGCGATCTTACTGTCCCAGAGGTTTAAGGGATCGGGCTTTCTACAATGGTTGGTGTTGGTTCCTTGGGCCATACCCTACGTGGTCAGCGGAATCGTTTGGAAGTGGATGTTCGACTCCAATTACGGGTTATTTAACGACCTAATGGTTAAGCTAGGAGTAATCTCATCTTATCAGCCTTGGCTAACTAGGCAATGGCCTGCGATGTTAGTCTTGCTTTTAGCGTTCACATGGGTTTCACTACCCCTTCCAACCTTGCTCTTCTTGGCTGGGATACAATCCATACCGAACGAGCTGTACGAGGCCGCGTTAGTCGACGGCGCTAAGGCCTTTGCTAGGTTTAAAGCCGTCACCTTCACCTGGCTTAAGCCGATAATGTTGATAGTTGTTATATACACTACATTGATGTCGATATGGATGTTCGATTTAATATACGTGATTACGCAGGGCGGACCAGCAGACTTCACCGCCTTGATATCCTACTACACGTATAATGAAATGTTTACTTTCCTCAACTTTGGGAGAGCTTCAGCCTTATCGGTTTTCGTGCTTATCATCGGTATCGCCTTGATCTTCGCCTACTTTAAAGCCCTGCAAATAGGGAGATTGAGGCTTAGAGCATAGGGGGTTGCCTTATGAACAGGAAATCGATAGCTCTCGCCGTCGCCTTCATAATCGTATGCGTTTGGATTTTGTTTCCAATAGCTTGGATGTTTAACATAAGCCTTCAATTTGAACCCCAAGTCAAGCATTCTCCACCCTACTATCTTCCTCCCACTCCGACCGTCCAGAATTACTGGTTTGTCTTCAACGCGAGGGTTGCCATCCAAGAGAGATTGAAAACCTTCGGTATAAAGGGAGAATTCCTACCTGCGGTAGCTCAAGAATATCCTAGAGCCATAGTCAACAGCGTAACCGTGGCTCTTATAGCGATGGGCTACAACATCATAGCGGCTTTGCTTGCTTCTTACACGTTTACAAGGATAAGGTTTAGGGGTAGCGACAAGCTATTCTACCTCTCGGTTATGGGGAGGCTGATTCCACCTGTGGCCATAGCTGTTCCCTACTACATAATCATGTTTAACGCTGGGCTACTGGACACACTTATCGCCGTTATAATGATCCACATTTACTTCACCTTACCCATCAACATATGGATACTTAACACATATTTCGGGGCTTTACCTGAGGACATAGAAGACGCGGCGCGGGTGGATGGATACTCCCGTCTGGAAACGTTGTTTAAAGTCGTCCTTCCCGTCATTAAACCAGCATTAGTGGCGATCGGAATAATAGCCTTCATGACCTCTTGGGGAGAATTCTTCTTCACATTCCTCATTACAAAAACAGGAGCCGCTAGAACCCTACCAGTCATTGTAGGATTTATGTCAGCTCAACCAGTTAAACCCATGGGAATAATCTCAGCATCGGGTATAATAGCAATGCTGCCGGCCTTGGTCGTTGTCGCCATATTTAGGAGATATTTAATCAGAGGTCTGGTTGCTGGAGCTGTTAGATAGGCGAGGGAAACGTAACAAATTACTTCATTTAAAAAATTCGTCCTCTACTACACTATAGCTTGCTCCGTCTTTACGTCGAATAAATGGATCTCCTTTTTATTGAAGGTAACCCAGACCCTTTCATCCATGTTAAGCCGGAGGGATGATGGAACCTTGGTTTTAATTATGTCCTCGCCAATCTTCAACGCCACAACGGTGTCGGCTCCCATAGGCTCCAAAGTGTATACTAAGGCTTCGATTGAATCTTTAATCTTGCGTTCATGTATGGTTATTGAGCTCGGCCTAACTCCGAAGATCATCTCAGAGCCTCTGGGCAGAGCTGTTAACCGATCCTTAAACTCCTTGACGGGGATGCTGAAGTCTTTGAAGTCCAGACTCGGGTTTTCACCGTCGCTGTAAACGCATCTAAGTAAGTTAATTGGAGGGCTACCTACAAACTTGGCCACAAACAGACAGTTTGGCTGGTCGTAAACCCTTTCAGTTTCATCGTATTGTATCAGCTTTCCTTCATTCAAAACCGCGACTTTGTCGGCCATGGTTAACGCTTCAAGCTCGTCCGGGGTGCCGATGATCGCGGTGAGGTCTAACTTTTTCTGCAATTTTCTCAGCTCAGCCCTCATGTGAAGCCTAAGCTTTGCATCCAAGTTGCTTAGAGGCTCGTCCATCAAGAGGACCTTCGGGTCTCTGATGATGGCTCGGCCGATGGCTACTCTTTGACGCTCTCCTCCGCTGAGTAGGGCGGGGGGCTTCTCTAGGAGGTGGCTGATTCCAAGCATGTCTGAAACGCTTTTAACTTTGCTGTTAATCTCGCTTAGAGGAGCCCTCTTTTTCTTAAGTGGGAAAGCTAGATTATCGAATACGTTTAAGTGCGGGTATAAGGCATAGCTTTGAAAGACCATGGCCACATCTCTTTGATGGGGTGGGAGGTCATTTACCAACCTATCTCCTATGTATATGTTGCCTTCATCTTGGGATACTAGGCCCGCGATCATTCTCAATATGGTCGTCTTTCCGGCCCCCGGTGGACCTAGGAGGGAAATGAATTCTCCATGTTTGACCTCCAAGTTTAATTTGTTTACTACAATGTTTTTTCCATATTTCTTGGTTAGGTTTTCCAAAACAATCTTAGGCATTTCTCATTCCTCTTAGAATATTGCTTCACCACTTTTCTTATCGAAGAGGTGAATTCTCTCCATGTCGAACTTTAACCATAATTTTTCTCCATAATCCAGTTTAGCCGTCCTAGGAGCCATCGCCCTAACCGTTTCCTTTCCTACGGCTAAGTCAACGATCATTTGATCGCCCAACAACTCCAACACTTCTACAGCGCCTTGAACATATCCGTCCCTTCCCTTCTCCTTTTGAAGCGAAATGTCTGTGGGCCGTATCCCAAGGACCACCTCCTCCCCAACGCCCCCCTCTTTGAAGAGGGCTTTAAACCTGCTGACGTCTAGGTTGACATCATCGAACTCTAAGTAAATGGCTCCATCTTTTTCGATACGGTTGCATTCGATGAAGTTCATGGTTGGAGTTCCCACAAATCCGGCGACGAAAAGGTTTTTAGGTTTGTTAAAGAGGTTCTCTGGGGTATCGTATTGCTGCAGTAAGCCTAAGTTCATCACAGCTATTCTGTCCGCCATCGTCATCCCTTCAAGCTGGTCATGTGTCACATATATTGTGGTTTGCCCCACCTCTTTCTGAAGTCTCTTCAACTCCACCCTCATTATGGCCCTTAGCCCAGCGTCCAAGTTTGTTAGTGGTTCATCCAATAGAAATAGTTGAGGATTCCTCACGTAGGCCCTGCCGAGGGCGATTCTCTGCTTTTCTCCCGCCGTGAGGCTCATGGCATCCTTGTCTAGTATATGATCAATTCTAAGCATGGCAGCTGTTTCTTTAACTCGTTTTCTAATCTCATCTTTAGACATTTTCCTTTGCTTTAATGGAAAAGCAAGATTATCGTAAACTGTCATACCGGGATAAATGGCGTAGAACTGGAAAACCATGGCAATATCCCTTTCCGGTGGGGGGAGATCGTTTACGATTTTATCGCCGATATACACGTTTCCCTCATCCTGTTTCTCCAGTCCAGCGATCATTCTAAGAGTCGTGGTTTTCCCGCATCCTGAGGGCCCTAAAATACATACAAACTCTCCATCTTTCACCTCTAAATTAAGATGGTTAACCGCAGTTACCTTACCGAACCTCTTAGTGAGGTTTTCCAATTTTACGCTAGCCATCTTCCAACCTCCACCTCATTATTCGGCTCTCGCTTTCCCTCCGACTAGGGCAAAATATTTATTTCCACATCCTCTTTTAAGCCTTTACGTAAGCCCCTTCTCTTAACTTTGTTATATTAAATTCCTGAGAATCAAAGAAAAATTTCAAATAACCAATAATATAATTAATTCTATAAGAGGTATGCTGTATGAGTAAGGAGGTTTTTGGAGCGGCCGTTCATGGGGCCGGATGGGTGAGCACACAGCACGCGAAGGCGTACATCAACAACCCTCGCACCAAGATAGTGGCTGTTTCCAGCAGGAGGGAGGAAAGCGCCCGGAAACTGGCTGACATGTATGGGCTGAAAGATGTGAAGATTTACACGAGCTATGATCGTTTAATCGATGATCCCGACGTAGACATCGTATCGATTTGCACGCCGCAACACCTGCATTCCGAAGAGGTGGTGAAGGCCGCGGAGGCTAAGAAACACATCGTGATAGAGAAGCCAGCCGCCATCAGCCTAGAAGGATTGAAGGCCATGAGGGACGCTGTGAGGAAAGCTGGGGTGAAGACGGTTGTATGCTTCGTGTTGAGGTGGAACCCGATAATAGAGACGGTGAAAAATATGCTGGCTGAAGACTTCTTCGGAAAGGTCTACTATGTGGAAGCGGACTATCAATCCCACATCTCAAGCTGGTGGTCTGGCTGGGACTGGGCTAGGAAGAAGGAGATCGGCGTCAGCTCATTCCTAGTAGCGGGGGTTCACTCCATAGACATGGCGCGTTGGCTGGCTGAACCCCAGCGGTTTAAAGCAGCCAACATCACCGAGGTTGTAGCCTACGCCGGAGGTTACAGGAAAGGAAAGGAGACGCCGCCCATGGAATACGATGGATTAGAGGTCATGCTCGTAAAGTTCGATAACGGGGCCTTGGGTAAAATTTCCTCAAACTACGATGTGATTATGCCCTACAACTTCGTCTGGAGCGTTTTCGGCGACAAGGGGACATGTAAAAACAACAGGGTTTGGTCGAAAAAGTTTCCAGGTCAAAACGATTGGGTTACGATTCCAGGCATCATGCCCGACACCGCTGAGGTTTCTCATCACCCATTTCAAAGCGAAATAGACCACTTCGTGGAATGCATCATTCAAGATAAAGAGTCGTATCTGAACCTCGAGGACGCGGTGAACACCCATGAGGCCGCCTTCGCAGCCATGATATCGTATAACGAAGGCAACAGGGTTGTAAAGCTTCCCCTACTAAAATAGCCGAAGAGAATGTGACTTCCGCCAGGTTAAGAGGGCCCGCCTCCATGAACATTTAGATGGCCCCGCTGAAGGCCGCTGGATCTAACGGGACTCCAACGAACCCCGTTCAGGTTGAAAGGTTGAAATATTCAGCTACTCGTATCGACCGTATTTCTCCGCGGCCCTAACCATGGCCTTAAGGTTTTCAGCCGGGGTGTCTCTGGGAACCTCGCAGCCGGAGCCTAGTATGAATCCGCCACCCCTAGCCGCCGAGTGAATACACCTCCTACTCTCCTCCTCGACTTCCTCCGGGGTTCCGTTCAACAGCAACATCGGGCTTACGTTTCCCCTTATCCCAACCCTGTTCCCATATCTCCTCCTGATCTCGGCTAAGTCAACTTGGCTGTCAACTTCGAGGAAGCGGGCTCCAGTTTGAACCATGCGGTCGATGATTAAAGTGGAGTCACCGCATATGTGCAGGAAAAACGGGACACCGCGCCCCGCCTCAATCACCTTCCTATCATAGGGAAGGACGAACCGCTCAAACAGCCTAGGAGATATAACGTTTGGGGAAGCCATCGCCTCACCCATCACGATGGCATCCACGCCAGCTTTAACCTCGGCTTCAACAAACCTCGCCACCACTTCAGCCGAGATGCGGATCAGCTTGTCCGCCATTTGAGGACTCCGGTAAAGGTCTACGCACATGTTAGCAATACCCCTCAGCTGGGCTGCGACTTGAAACGGTCCATTGACGTTAGCGAACACAGCATACTTGTCGCCCGCCTTCTCCTTCAGCTTTTCTACAGCTTCGATCCAAACTGGCATCCTGCAGTCCCTTAAGGGGTCAGGGATTCGCAGGGCCTCTACGTCCTCGAATTCTTTCACGAAGGGTTCGGCGACGCATGGGACCTCGTCTAAACCGTACTTCGCTTCGCATCCCATGGCTTCAGCCTCTACCACGGGGTCTGAGTCCACGTAGACGGCGTCTATTCCGTGGTCTTCAACCGTTTTAAGCTGCGCCTCGACGAGGCTGTTGGGTTTCGAGCAGTAATCGACGAACCTTACACCCGCATATTTCGCCGCGTATGTTATGATGAAGGGTACTACTGGAACTCGGTCTGGTTGATTGAGCTCCAACGTGGCTAGCACGCGGTCGCGGGGCTTCAAGTCGAGTTTGTCAACTCTTCGACTAGGGTTAGAAGCTCCTTCAGAGACTTTAACTCGTATTTAGGCTTCGCCAAATCTTCAGGGGGTTCATCTTGGACCGCCCCTCCCCTTCTAACTCTTACGGTTGCCATTCCCAGCTGATTCGCCACGGCGATGTCGTTGAAGTCTCCTCCCACGAACAGGCATTCACGAGGCTTTAATCCAACCTGATCCAGTAGTAGGTTGAAGAGTTCTTCGTCAACCGTGTTTTTACCATGCTCTCCAGACAGCGTTACAACGTGGCAGAGGTGTTGCACCCCTAGGTTGATGAGCTTTTGCCATTGTTTAACTGGGTTTCCTGAGGAGATTACTCCGATCTTTAAACCCATATCCCTCAGCTTAACGATGGTGGGTACTGTGTCGGGGTAAGGGGTGAGATAAGCTCTACTGGTCTCCCTGTAGGCGACAACGCCGGCCGCGATCACTCTGGGATTCCATTTTAACCCAAGTCTTTTAAGCATCTCGTCGAAGTGCATTTGATAGTCGCTTCCATACTCTTTCACAACCTCGTTTAACACTCGGAAACCATTCTCAACGTCTATTGGGAGGCCAGCCTCCACCATGGCCCTTAACGCGCTGATTCTCGCCGCGTCCTTCTGAAAGCGAGCGTCGTATAACACATTATCTATGTTAAAGATTACAGCCTTCACGTCCATTACTTAACGACCTTCGAAAGCTTTTCAGGTTTATCTGGATTCAACCCCCTATATATGGATGTAAAGTAAGCGTAGAGTTGGAAGGGAACCACATAAACGATCGGGCTAATATACGTGGGGACGTCTCCTTTAAAAGCCAATGCCCTAACCTTCAACTCATCCCTAACCAACACGTCGTTGGAAACAGCTATGACCGGGGCTCCATATCCTTTAAAACTTTTCACAAGCCTCCGCACCTCCTCCACCTCTGTTTTGAGGAGGATGAGCATCACGGCTGTTTTCTCGTTGACAAGTTGGACAGGGCCGTGGAGGAACTCCCTAGTGGCGAAGCCCTCGGAGAAAACATTACAAGCCTCCTTCAACTTTAAG
This genomic stretch from Candidatus Bathyarchaeia archaeon harbors:
- a CDS encoding M20/M25/M40 family metallo-hydrolase — protein: MKLEDLLLEIEGKKDELIELTRRLIQIPSENKPPIGYEKEAQEYWAEKQRELGLTVDIFTPDEVPGITQHPAYLKGRSYVDRQNVVSKLKGCGGGKSIILTGHMDTSPKEPLPWGVHGPFSGDVEDGKIYGRGGFDMKGGLASSYMAVKAIVDAGIRLKGDVYLESVVDEEYGGANGTLACRLKGYEADAAILTECSCLAICPATRGDKNWKITLKGTPGMPYTGELPTNPVYGMAKIIQALRNYEEIRNEKTKRHPLYIDDPNPLPVLIKKLKAGEVEPHGALGIPIDCWLLVGPQVYPGTLEEDFDKEFFSFMEAVVNTDPELRRNPPTYELMFRYVEPTEIDRNHPIVKQVEKAFTLATGKPAVVKGAPFPCDAFIFNKYSKTPVVVFGPGGANAHAPDEYVYVEDLITLTKTLAVSIVEWCEPA
- the guaA gene encoding glutamine-hydrolyzing GMP synthase — translated: MEIAVLDFGGQYVKNIERTLLEKGVNVEIVDYRVSASLLLRKGVKGIVLSGGPYSVYDENPPTCDPQLFRSGIPVLGLCYGHQLIAHFHGGLVKKGRKGEYGFSELQLDNSNVLFHGLSSKEICWMSHGDVVEKLPKGFEVIASTPESEVAAYTLENRIYGLQFHPEVSHTPKGHIILENFAFKVCGCARAGWDIERFTVEAVEKVKKALGNARAVIAVSGGVDSSTAALLASRAIGGNLTAVHIDHGLMREGESVEVVSLLRRLGLNLVFVDASERFLSALEGVAESDRKRMIIGKLFIEEFEKVAQDVGAEWLIQGTIAPDVIESTRGGSRRADRGHGGLIKIHHNVAGLPSGMKLKLMEPLSQLFKYQVRKLARKLGLPAHISERQPFPGPGLACRVAGPVTAEKVALLRKINVEVEAELERYKPSQYFAMLVNNLKAGESKLGESIAEKHLGIHVKAHVLRDESVGVKGDRRVLGRIMTLEPEDPGVWDSASWINILRMQNEVTGSIAEVCRVVALLAWKNEGRFGVIARAVDTLDYMTAIPTYVDFNRLSRLGMSLLNQYGELGFFGFEVTTKPAATIELI
- a CDS encoding Xaa-Pro peptidase family protein, which codes for MSLRIPDDEYRGRVRRIQLEMDLRGLDLLVGYSSEGEPHHVRYVADFTPNFDFAGFIVPRVGEAALLTGGPESIVYAKATSRLSKVYVHPFLLETSAPPYPETADIRFKDIIPDAAGDVKIRKVGIVGSNIFPYALYEDLRNAVKGAQIVEADDVLFKVRMIKSDDELRMMEEASRIAEKALMEALDFLEEGRSEWEVEAKAKCAMFTAGAESTAYPIWVCSGPRTNQGLSRSTDKRLGRNELIQLSFGAKFQGYCGNICRPLTIGPPPPEARKLMEAGLEIENLILNAMGPGVEAQEIYELFRKALNKHGFGKESILYGPAHGTGLQECEGPWIDGTAFTLEPGMVFNVDIWLSKGDIGLRWEDGVAITKDKGKQLSSYRREIIVK
- a CDS encoding creatininase family protein — its product is MELVQWAEKSSKQLEGILKKCKVAILPIGSTEQHGPHLPTGTDHIIGWEIAKRVAEKTGSLLLPIVPIGFSEDHYPRAGTLTFSAETLRHVIRDLAKSLSRNGVKHVVVMSGHAGHLAQLGDICYELNVTGDLGNTLIHNISPYNVLPVEALAEILEEEVFMHAEEMETSLMLFLRPDLVDMSKAVKEIPPFIPKGLNTPAFLEGIRVFTTSKFLGRDLKHGVCGDPTLATKEKGEKLMNLIVDALTKAVKKATET